One part of the Aspergillus luchuensis IFO 4308 DNA, chromosome 5, nearly complete sequence genome encodes these proteins:
- a CDS encoding aldo/keto reductase (COG:C;~EggNog:ENOG410PFM7;~InterPro:IPR023210,IPR036812;~PFAM:PF00248;~SMCOG1039:aldo/keto reductase family oxidoreductase;~antiSMASH:Cluster_5.17) produces MEYVRLGNSGLKISKIILGAMSYGAKQWQDWVLDEEEALPLIEHAYKRGINTWDTADVYSHGRSEEIIGKALKKFSIPRNRVVILTKCYFGVDDQGNFPPISSSGVNDGAFVNRVGLSRKHIFDAVDASVERLGTYIDVLQIHRLDRDTPREEIMRALNDVVESGKVRYIGASTMAAWEFQTLQNIAARNGWHQFISMQNYHNLIAREEEREMIPYCRDTGVGLIPWSPMARGVLTRPWGSRSTVREATDGALKFLIRSRETESDKAIVDRVEEIAKKKGVSMAQVAIAWSLSHPNENPILGLNSKERIDEAVAGTKVKLTDEEIKYLEEPYIPKAITALER; encoded by the exons ATGGAATACGTCCG CCTGGGAAACTCGGGACTGAAGATCTCTAAAATCATTCTGGGCGCCATGTCCTATGGTGCCAAGCAGTGGCAAGATTGGGTactcgacgaggaggaggctcTTCCTTTGATTGAGCATGCCTACAAGCGTGGAATCAACACTTGGGATACG GCCGACGTCTACTCCCACGGCCGCTCCGAGGAAATTATTGGCAAAGCCCTGAAGAAGTTTTCTATTCCCCGTAACCGGGTTGTCATTCTCACCAAGTGCTACTTCGGTGTGGACGACCAAGGTAACTTCCCtccgatttcttcttccggtGTTAACGACGGCGCTTTCGTCAACCGGGTTGGCCTGTCCCGCAAGCACATCTTCGACGCCGTTGATGCCAGTGTCGAGAGACTGGGAACATACATCGACGTGCTGCAGATCCACCGGCTGGATCGTGATACCCCCCGCGAGGAAATCATGCGGGCTCTCAACGACGTAGTTGAAAGTGGCAAGGTCCGATACATCGGAGCCAGCACG ATGGCTGCATGGGAATTCCAGACTCTCCAGAACATCGCCGCCCGCAATGGCTGGCACCAGTTCATCTCCATGCAGAACTACCACAACCTGATCGCCAGAGAAGAGGAGCGCGAGATGATCCCGTACTGCCGTGACACCGGCGTGGGCCTGATCCCCTGGTCGCCCATGGCTCGTGGTGTGCTGACCCGCCCCTGGGGCTCTCGCTCTACTGTGCGTGAAGCAACAGACGGGGCACTCAAGTTCCTTATCCGCAGCCGCGAGACAGAATCCGACAAGGCTATCGTCGATCGTGTCGAAGAGatcgcgaagaagaagggtgtcAGTATGGCCCAGGTGGCCATCGCTTGGTCGCTGAGCCATCCCAATGAGAACCCTATTCTTGGACTCAACAGCAAGGAGCGCATTGACGAGGCTGTGGCCGGTACCAAGGTCAAGTTGACCGATGAGGAAATCAAGTACCTGGAGGAGCCTTACATCCCTAAGGCTATCACTGCTCTGGAGCGGTAA
- a CDS encoding uncharacterized protein (COG:S;~EggNog:ENOG410PR4E;~antiSMASH:Cluster_5.17): MLFNLGLTADAAAAHENDYPGSPSETQIPSPTRHSSPAISFASLPSWGLGSIYNRRKPTEPEMTQRTMSRKVTIDTLSSSDDERSTVTPVLAPSRIARSQSVRKQSSRPKTSYQLAHPAAHARHRRLKLRPKLLLQLQRVSQTPRPLPLLDVLPSTVFLPPLARKFPTIFRGKKGLGPNDLIVVTSDLYERAPGDNGDRSLSSDDEGGEQREVVATICQLFRDDALSKGKAEICLNHGPVWEATPLANGSYEFVANTDDGIQILRWVLRGGKNRRVSAPPGFSQEESKRFTFSVINPSTRRHPVVGTMTRNYLEVYDEYSIPTTPGIAGSPTSAMSVLSDYSEMDDPLDRKVLKTDSDLRMLIIITSIWVAFREGWSHNFTYDDSALAINSKTMCPSRHSSPTAIRRETDRTEREDGHDDVPPLNGRRHRLSTSSYVPSQSTMADRSTTFGSLSRRSNSTGAAFIERTNRRASGSNGRLNRHSTLSSPREQRQDQAVDATPARQDSKSRKLWSHRKSDVQDFKTTASPDQAIDRSKGFNHNQSRQADTFRDKGIDSPVDSAPSKGKRRHRISNLFDYIIRKTGHHH; the protein is encoded by the coding sequence ATGCTATTCAACCTTGGCTTGACAGCGGATGCGGCAGCAGCTCACGAAAACGACTACCCCGGGTCACCATCGGAAACCCAGATCCCTAGCCCGACGCGTCATTCGTCCCCGGCAATCTCATTCGCTTCCCTGCCATCGTGGGGACTAGGCAGCATCTATAACCGGCGCAAACCCACGGAACCCGAAATGACGCAGCGTACAATGTCGCGGAAAGTTACTATTGATACACTATCCTCGAGCGATGACGAGCGTTCGACAGTCACCCCAGTCCTAGCTCCATCAAGGATCGCCCGTTCGCAATCAGTTCGGAAACAATCGTCGCGCCCTAAAACGTCATACCAGCTAGCGCATCCCGCGGCCCACGCACGCCATAGGCGATTAAAGCTCCGACCTAAGCTTCTCCTGCAGCTTCAACGTGTGTCGCAAACCCCACGACCTCTGCCACTTTTGGATGTGCTCCCCTCCACTGTGTTTCTGCCGCCTCTAGCTCGCAAGTTTCCGACGATATTCCGCGGTAAAAAGGGACTAGGCCCCAATGACCTCATTGTCGTAACTAGTGACCTTTATGAGCGGGCGCCGGGCGATAATGGAGATAGGTCTTTAAgctccgatgatgaaggcggAGAACAACGTGAGGTGGTCGCAACGATATGTCAGCTCTTTAGGGATGACGCTTTATCTAAAGGAAAGGCGGAGATTTGTTTGAACCATGGGCCAGTTTGGGAGGCCACGCCTCTTGCCAATGGCTCCTACGAATTCGTGGCCAACACGGATGATGGTATCCAGATACTGCGGTGGGTTCTGAGAGGTGGGAAGAATCGTCGCGTGTCGGCGCCCCCGGGCTTCTCGCAAGAGGAGAGCAAGCGGTTTACGTTCAGCGTGATCAATCCCAGCACTCGTCGACACCCTGTTGTTGGTACGATGACACGCAATTACCTCGAGGTGTATGATGAGTACTCAATTCCGACAACACCGGGTATTGCTGGCTCACCAACCTCCGCCATGTCCGTGTTGAGCGACTACTCCGAAATGGATGACCCGTTGGATCGGAAGGTTCTGAAAACCGACAGTGACCTCCGCATGCTGATCATTATCACCAGCATATGGGTAGCTTTTAGGGAAGGCTGGTCTCACAACTTCACTTACGACGACTCGGCCTTGGCAATCAACTCCAAGACAATGTGTCCGTCGAGACACAGCTCGCCAACTGCAATTCGAAGAGAGACTGACAGAAccgagagggaagatggccACGACGATGTTCCCCCGTTGAATGGCCGAAGACATCGTCTCTCGACGTCCAGCTATGTCCCTTCACAATCTACGATGGCCGACCGATCTACGACCTTTGGAAGCTTATCGAGACGATCCAACTCAACTGGTGCGGCTTTTATCGAGCGGACTAACCGACGTGCTTCGGGTAGCAACGGTCGTCTTAACCGACACAGTACACTCTCCAGTCCTCGTGAACAGAGACAGGACCAAGCTGTCGATGCCACACCTGCCCGACAGGACTCCAAAAGTCGCAAGTTATGGTCCCACAGAAAATCCGACGTCCAAGATTTCAAGACAACGGCTTCCCCTGATCAAGCGATAGACCGATCCAAGGGATTCAATCACAACCAGTCACGCCAAGCCGATACCTTTCGCGACAAAGGCATTGACTCTCCCGTAGACTCGGCACCGAGTAAGGGAAAGCGTCGGCATCGGATTAGCAACCTCTTCGATTATATCATCCGCAAAACCGGACATCATCATTGA